One Mycobacterium sp. SMC-4 DNA window includes the following coding sequences:
- the dop gene encoding depupylase/deamidase Dop: MQRIIGTEVEYGISSPSDPTANPILTSTQAVLAYAAAAGLQRAKRTRWDYEVESPLRDARGFDLSRSSGPPPIVDADEVGAANMILTNGARLYVDHAHPEYSAPECTDPMDAVVWDKAGERVMEAAARHVASVPGAIKLQLYKNNVDGKGASYGSHENYLMSRQTPFSAVIAGLTPFLVSRQVVTGSGRVGIGPSGDDAGFQLSQRADYIEVEVGLETTLKRGIINTRDEPHADADKYRRLHVIIGDANLAETSTYLKLGTTSLVLDLIEEGHQIGIDLSDLALARPVHAVHVLSRDPALRATVALADGRELTGLALQRIYLDRVAKLVDSRDPDPRASHVLETWAHVLDLLERDPMECADLLDWPAKLRLLEGFRQRENLNWNAPRLHLVDLQYSDVRLDKGLYNRLVARGSMQRLVTEQQVLDAVDNPPTDTRAYFRGECLRRFGADIAAASWDSVIFDLGGDSLVRIPTLEPLRGSKSHVGALLDSVDSAVELVEQLTTT; this comes from the coding sequence ATGCAAAGGATCATCGGAACGGAGGTCGAGTACGGCATTTCGTCGCCGTCTGATCCGACCGCGAATCCGATCTTGACGTCCACCCAGGCGGTGCTGGCCTACGCCGCAGCCGCCGGCCTTCAGCGCGCCAAACGGACCCGGTGGGACTACGAGGTGGAGTCGCCACTTCGCGACGCCCGCGGGTTCGATCTCAGCCGGTCCTCGGGTCCGCCGCCGATCGTCGACGCCGACGAGGTCGGTGCGGCGAACATGATCCTCACCAACGGCGCACGCCTGTACGTCGACCACGCCCACCCTGAATACTCCGCACCGGAGTGCACCGATCCGATGGATGCGGTGGTCTGGGACAAGGCCGGTGAGCGGGTGATGGAGGCCGCGGCGCGCCACGTCGCCAGCGTTCCCGGCGCGATCAAGCTGCAGCTCTACAAGAACAACGTCGACGGCAAGGGCGCGTCCTACGGTTCGCACGAGAACTACCTGATGAGCCGCCAGACGCCGTTCTCCGCGGTGATCGCCGGGCTGACTCCGTTCCTGGTGTCACGCCAGGTGGTGACCGGCTCCGGCCGGGTCGGGATCGGCCCGTCCGGCGACGACGCGGGATTTCAGCTCTCGCAGCGTGCCGACTACATCGAGGTCGAGGTGGGGCTGGAGACCACCCTCAAACGCGGCATCATCAACACCCGCGACGAGCCGCACGCCGATGCCGACAAGTACCGGCGCCTGCACGTCATCATCGGTGACGCCAACCTCGCCGAAACCTCGACCTATCTGAAGCTGGGCACCACCTCGCTGGTGCTCGACCTGATCGAGGAAGGCCATCAGATCGGCATCGATCTGTCGGACCTGGCGCTGGCCCGGCCGGTGCACGCGGTACACGTGCTCTCCCGCGACCCGGCGCTGCGGGCCACCGTGGCCCTGGCCGACGGCCGTGAACTGACCGGTTTGGCGCTGCAGCGGATCTACCTCGACCGGGTCGCCAAGCTGGTCGACAGCCGTGATCCCGATCCGCGCGCATCGCACGTGCTCGAGACCTGGGCGCATGTGCTCGACCTGCTTGAGCGCGATCCCATGGAGTGCGCAGACCTGCTGGACTGGCCGGCCAAGTTGCGGCTGCTGGAGGGGTTCCGCCAGCGCGAGAACTTGAACTGGAACGCACCGCGGCTGCATCTGGTCGACCTGCAGTACTCCGACGTCCGGCTGGACAAAGGCCTTTACAACCGGCTGGTCGCCCGCGGGTCGATGCAACGTCTGGTCACCGAGCAGCAGGTGCTCGACGCGGTGGACAATCCGCCCACCGATACCCGGGCGTACTTCCGTGGCGAGTGCCTGCGCCGGTTCGGCGCCGATATCGCGGCGGCGAGCTGGGATTCGGTCATCTTCGACCTCGGCGGAGACTCCCTGGTGCGCATCCCGACGCTGGAGCCGCTGCGCGGAAGCAAGTCCCATGTGGGTGCGCTGCTGGATTCCGTCGACA